The proteins below come from a single Diadema setosum chromosome 21, eeDiaSeto1, whole genome shotgun sequence genomic window:
- the LOC140244361 gene encoding octopamine receptor beta-2R-like — protein sequence MVSPTDSDVEPSSVGPLVVASFQIGIGVVGILGNGLCFFVLRLQAKTNNTNWLIVNQCLTDLITSVLLIAATVHLRWFATPPATPGLIAELFCRLWDSRVIYFAGFAISSFNLTLISLERYFAVLHPIIYMARFKRRAVYHMAAAAWLTAPIPQIVLLFTKFGQEGGQCVFVSTGQAVGVLIFFWEYFIPVATMSYCFVCISLKMKALNRISHLSASLETSTSPRQEASMNADVSPVLAIEHISSGVSDRGSVRTAAPHPPERQGNVRRRNITITLLIIYVSYLVCWTPNQFVFLVVNFGKIPGYIGSTWHIFTTILATLNLVVNPVIYTLRYKEIRHSLRNLLGHCLK from the coding sequence ATGGTGTCGCCAACCGATTCCGATGTCGAGCCCTCATCTGTTGGTCCCTTGGTCGTCGCATCTTTTCAGATCGGCATCGGTGTGGTTGGCATCCTCGGTAATGGATTGTGCTTCTTCGTGCTGCGACTTCAGGCCAAGACGAATAATACAAACTGGCTGATTGTCAACCAATGTTTGACTGACCTGATTACTTCTGTGTTACTAATAGCAGCCACCGTCCACCTCCGGTGGTTTGCTACTCCTCCCGCAACACCGGGACTCATCGCTGAGCTCTTCTGTCGTCTCTGGGACTCGAGAGTTATCTACTTCGCCGGCTTCGCCATCTCCTCCTTCAACCTCACACTTATCTCACTTGAGAGATACTTCGCCGTCCTGCATCCCATCATTTACATGGCACGGTTCAAGCGTCGGGCGGTGTACCATATGGCTGCAGCGGCCTGGCTCACCGCCCCGATCCCCCAAATTGTCCTGTTGTTCACAAAGTTTGGCCAAGAGGGTGGTCAATGTGTCTTCGTTTCCACCGGCCAGGCGGTCGGGGTACTGATCTTCTTCTGGGAATATTTTATTCCCGTTGCCACCATGTCCTATTGTTTCGTTTGCATCAGCCTTAAGATGAAGGCCCTCAATCGTATATCTCACCTATCCGCATCTCTTGAAACTTCGACGTCGCCTCGACAAGAAGCGAGTATGAACGCCGATGTCAGCCCCGTGCTGGCGATCGAGCATATTTCTAGTGGGGTCTCTGACCGAGGAAGTGTGCGGACAGCGGCTCCGCATCCACCAGAACGTCAGGGTAACGTGCGCCGCCGAAATATTACCATCACTCTCCTCATCATATACGTGAGCTACTTGGTGTGCTGGACTCCGAATCAGTTTGTGTTTTTAGTCGTCAACTTTGGTAAGATTCCGGGCTACATTGGCAGCACTTGGCACATCTTTACTACCATTCTAGCGACACTGAACCTCGTTGTGAATCCTGTAATCTACACCTTGCGATACAAAGAAATAAGACACAGTTTAAGAAATTTGCTAGGCCATTGTTTGAAGTAA
- the LOC140244633 gene encoding protein fuzzy homolog — MSAHLVCLTNEGGVPLFTRTKGDVKSLAFAEQGMLYGVQMFAQNHDVTLLSTTTEEAKVTWQVFHDSVTLVLVTSNDGSCDVHYNTLLSHIFHAMVMLIGLDSLINFRNVEKLRRELKVCYPVIDLLLEESSLFGSLSSSVDVIACPENATLQEPLEEFVDSAGSAFGCLHADGKLVAATPYWWSLSGQEMMLVAKFIQSLPSGTSSDVPIYLPQASPKDPHRLLSIHLLPGVVVSVLCYAEPTLSDAMNALVEPAWRPHHDSLRALQRAPFSNIPRSIPVDGGVLGFVLVNTEQHKCLSSVRLPLVSGSAAEVKPLPHYARRDILVASYRSIVGSLFPPALSPERHDSSGEAYKSMPHQVEETYMCGEDYKTYATNSGGFQFFVLFSSAVPQYAMRSVTKNLLAALSKEKIFADRRTKSS, encoded by the exons ATGTCGGCACATTTAGTATGCCTCACCAACGAGGGAGGAGTACCTTTGTTCACGAGAACGAAAGGCGACGTTAAATCT CTTGCATTTGCCGAACAAGGCATGCTGTATGGAGTGCAGATGTTTGCCCAGAACCATGATGTAACGCTGCTGAGTACCACGACTGAGGAGGCCAAAGTTACGTGGCAAGTCTTCCATGACAG TGTCACTCTGGTTTTAGTCACAAGCAATGATGGGAGTTGTGATGTCCACTACAACACACTCTTAAGCCACATTTTCCATGCTATG GTCATGCTTATTGGATTAGACAGTTTGATCAACTTCAGGAATGTGGAGAAGCTTCGCAGGGAACTAAAG GTTTGCTACCCGGTCATTGACCTCCTCCTGGAAGAGTCTTCTCTCTTTGGAAGCCTGTCTTCCTCCGTTGATGTTATCGCCTGTCCAGAAAATGCCACCTTGCAG GAACCCCTTGAAGAATTTGTGGACAGTGCCGGCAGTGCTTTTGGTTGTCTCCATGCCGACGGGAAGCTGGTAGCGGCCACGCCCTACTGGTGGTCACTCAGTGGTCAGGAGATGATGCTGGTGGCCAAATTCATCCAGTCACTGCCAAGTGGAACGTCCAGCGATGTCCCAATCTACCTTCCTCAGGCCAGTCCAAAG GATCCTCACCGCCTACTCAGCATCCACCTGCTGCCGGGAGTGGTAGTGAGTGTGCTCTGCTATGCTGAGCCAACGCTGTCCGATGCCATGAACGCTCTGGTCGAGCCGGCCTGGAGACCCCACCACGATTCTCTGCGGGCCCTCCAGAGGGCGCCGTTCTCCAACATTCCCCGGTCAATCCCAGTTGATGGCGGAGTCTTGGG atttGTGTTGGTAAACACGGAGCAGCACAAGTGTCTCTCATCGGTGCGACTCCCACTGGTATCTGGAAGTGCTGCGGAGGTGAAGCCACTGCCCCACTATGCTAGAAGAGATATCCTGGTGGCTTCGTACCGTTCCATCGTAGGCAGTCTCTTCCCTCCAGCCCTCAGCCCTGAGAGACATG ATTCTTCTGGTGAAGCCTACAAAAGTATGCCACACCAAGTGGAGGAGACCTACATGTGTGGAGAGGACTACAAAACCTATGCCACCAACTCTGGTGGATTTCAATTCTTTGTTCTCTTCTCATCAGCCGTGCCCCAGTATGCAATGAG GTCAGTGACAAAAAATCTGCTAGCTGCCCTCTCAAAGGAGAAGATCTTTGCAGACCGGAGGACAAAATCGTCATGA